The Arcobacter sp. CECT 8986 DNA window TGCACCCACTTCCTGTATTTGTACCAATTGCTTTAGTTGTCTCTTTAATTGTTGCTTATGCTTACACACCATATTTAGTAAAAAAATTTTTATAGGTAATTAATATGAAACTAGAAAATTTTATACACGAAATTCTTGAATCAAAATATAAATCTAATTTAGTCTATTTAATTACTTTAATTTTATTTATACTATCTATTTTAACATTTCCTACAAAGATTACAAAAGCAAAAATGCTTCCAAGTAAAGATTCAGATACTTTCTCAATCTATGTTGATTTAAAAGATGGTTCATCTTCTACAAAAACAAAAGAAGTTACTCAATGTATCTCAAATGAGTTACAAAAAAATGAAAATATTACAAATGTTTCTGTATTTATAGGTGAAGGTCAACCACTTGATTTTGCTGCACTTGTTAAACTTAGTGCATTAAAAGATAAACAATGGCAAGCAGAAATGATGGTAAATATAAAAAAAGAGAATAATAGAGATATCTCAAGTTATAATTTGGTATCAAAAATAAGAGAGCCTATAAAACAAAAATGTACAAAATATGATGCAAATATTAAATTTGTAGAACTTCCAGCAGGACCACCTGTGTTAGCTTCACTTGTTGCACAAGTTTATGGAGGAAAAGATTTTTATAGTAGAAGAGATTTTGCAAATAAGATAGCAAAAATATTTGAAAAGCAAAAAACATTAGTTGATATTGATGTTATGGCAAGTAAAGCTTTTGATAAATATGAATTAATACTTGATAATAATAAAATAATAAAAAGTGCAGTTAGTTTAGAGCAGATAAAACAGATAATATTTTTGGCTTTTGAAGGAGTAAATATCTCTGTTGTAAATGACAGCAGTGCACAAAATCAAATACCAATATTTCTAAGACTTGATGATAGTAGGTTAATAGAAAAACAAGATATAAAATCATTAAACGACAGATTAAAAACTCTAAAATTGAAAAATGCATATAATCAAATGGTAAGTGTTTCTGAACTTGTAAAAATAAAAACAGTAAAAAAAGAGCCTGAAATAACATCAAAAGATTTAAAACCTGTAATTAATGTAATTGCAGAGACAAATAAAGATAGTCAAATATATCCACTTTTAGATGCAAGAGAAGATATGATAAATAGTTTGGAAAATGATTATGAAATTATAAAAACAAATATGTTGAATCTATCTTTTATAAATAAAAAAACAAATGAGAGATTTGATTTAGTATTTGATGGAGAACTAAAAGTTACAATTGATACATTTAAAGATTTAGGTGGAGCTTTTATTATTGCATTGGTGCTTATATTCTTTCTTATGGTTATGTATTATAAAAGTTTTGCAATATCAGGAGGTATTGTTTTATCAAGTTTTATATCAATTATTGGAGTTATTTTAGCTCACATAATAATGAATATATTTACACAAGATACATTCTATTTAACAGCAACATCTTTAATAGGATTTATTGGTCTTATTGGAATAAACTCAAGAAACTCTACTTTAATTATTGATTTTACAGTACAATTAATAAAACAGGATAAATTAAAAATAAATGAAGCAATAGCAAAGGCTACTGCAACAAGGTCAAAACCTATTATACTAACTGTTTTAACAATGGTATTTGCATCAAGTTTACTTGCAACTGATGCAGTATTTGGAGGTTTGGGTGTTGCTTTAATTGGTGGAACACTTATATCTTATGTAGTATCTATGTTTTTTGTACCTGTAATTATAAAAAATCATATTAAAAAGCTTTTATGAGTAAACACTCTATACACAAATACAAGGTATAAGTTTAAGATGAAAAGTAAATTCAAAAAGTTAGTAAAAGAGATTTTAAAATTATCAATTATTTTAATAATAACAATGAATATTATCAGTTATTTTAAATCAACACAACTAAATAAAGAAAACCTAGCTATAAATGAGTTTAAACTGCTTGAAAACTCAAAATATACAATAAAAGACAATAAACCATTAGTTATACACTTTTGGGCTACATGGTGTCCTATTTGCAAAATAGAAGCATTTAATATTCAAAAACTTTCAAAAGATTATAATGTAATAACAATAGCAGCACAATCAGGAACAAATGAAGATATAAAAAAGTATATGAAAGAGAATAATGTTGATTTTAAAGTAGTAAATGATAAAGATGGGTATTATTCAAAAAAATTTAATATTGAAGTATTTCCTACAACTTTAATTTATAATGATAAAAAAGTTCTAAAATTTAGTGAAGTAGGATACACTTCAACTTTGGGACTATATTTAAGAGTTTGGTATAGTAAGCTATTTTGATTTATGATTTTTATAAATCATAAACCATAGCAATCTCTTCACAAATAGGAAATAATTTACATCTAATGCAATCTGCCCATATTTTGTGTTCTGGAATATCTTCTTTTTCTATTTTTCTAAAACCAATACTTTCAAAGAAACCTTGTTCATAAGTCAAAGATAAAATTTGTGCTAATTCATACTTTTTACCCTCTTCTATACAAGCTTCAACTAGTTTTTTACCAAGTTTTAAACCTCTAAACTCTTTAGAAATTATCAAACTTCTAACTTCAGCTAATCTTGAAGAGTGAATATGTAGTGCTGTAAAACCGGCCATTTTACCATCTACACTTACAACAATATATGACCTTATAGTATTTGCCATCTCATCTTCTGTTCTAAGTAAGATTTTACCACTATCAACCTCTGGTTTAACCAATGCTTGCATATCTTTTATGTGTGCAACAGTTGGTTTAAAAAATTTGATTTCCAAATAAGTGCTCCGTAATTGCATTTTGAAGATCAATCATTCCTCGTTTTTTCAAATTAGAGATAAAAATACCATCAGGGTAAGCTCTTTTTAACTTCGCTAAATCACTCTGTTTTAATTTATCAGTTTTTGTAAAAGCGTTTATAATAATTTGATCGCCTCTTTTAATTGTATTTAAAAATTCATCAACATTTGTATCAATATCCAAATTTGGATGTCTAGCATCTATTAAATGTACAAATATTTGAAGACAAGGTCTCTCTTCTAAATATCCTGTTAAATTTCTATTCCAATCTTTTTTTAAACCTTTTGAAACTTTTGCATATCCAAAACCAGGTAAATCCACAAATCTTGCATAAAGATAAGGTAACTCTTCATTTTCAGTCTTAAACTTAATATCAAAATAGTTAATTAACTGTGTTTTACCTGGAGTAGAAGATGACTTTGCTAAACCTTTTCTTTTTGTCAAAGTATTTAACAATGAAGATTTACCAACGTTACTTCTTCCAAGAAAAGCAACTTCAGCTTTATCTGGACTTGGAGAATCAGAAATACTTTGAGCTGACGTCAAAAATGAAGCATCAACAATTTTCATTATTTATTTGCTCCATTATCTTTTTTATTATCATCTAAATTAATAATAAATCTTACTGGTTTATTCTCTGTACCATTTACTTTTGCTTCACCTGTTTTTTGATTAATAAAAATTTTATCTCCATAAACTTTTCTATCGTCAACTTTTTCTTTAATAAATCCATTACCAATGATTACATATCTAGCTTCTTGAGGGTAATATATAACTTTATTACCTTTACCTTCATATTGTTTATTGTTTTGAGAAATAATAGTAAAAGAAACATTTCCTATCGCAACATATCTTAAAGGTACTCTTTTTTGATTTGCAGTTTTTTTAGACATATAAACTTCTAGTCTATCAGAATCTAATTTATCTTGTTGCTTTCTTAACTTAACATCACCTGTAAAAATTGATACACCTTTACCATCATTACCTTGAAAATTTTTTGCATCAATTATTAACTTGTTTGAATTTGCCATTAATATAGATGTTGTAAAAAACAGTAATATAAATAAATTTCTCATACTTTTCCTTATTTTGTAGTTTCTATTTCAAAATGTGAATTTTTAGATTTCATAATCTCTTTTTGTAAATCTAAATAAAGGTTTTTACCTTTTAAATAATGCTTATAATAAGTCCCATTAAATGGTACAGTATTAGTTGCAATCTGAGTTTTATCATTGTAATATAACTCATCAGTATTTAAAGTTATAAAATCATCTCTTCTAAATTTTACATCTTTAATAAATGTATAATTATCTTCTTTTTTAATAATTACATTTGCACTAATAAAATCTGTTGCATTTTTAACTTTTTTATCTTTTGCTTTTAAAATAAACTCACCTTCATACATAATATCATGAGTTTTAAATCTTGAAGCTTTTTTTGCATTTACTATTTTTGTTGTTGTCTCTTCATTTAATGTATACATCGTAGAATCATTAAATGTGATTAGAGGTATATCTTTTTGCTCATCTTTATTATTGTTTTCTGAAATAGGAATAAAATAAATTCCTAAAGAGAAAGCAAAAAGTGCATAAATAAAAAACTTTATAACCATGCTTTTAAAAACTCCTCTTCTAAATTATCTTCTTTTACAATATATTCTATCATCTCTCTTACTGCACCATTTCCACCACTTTTTTGACAAATCACATCAACAAAATCTTTTAAATAATGTGTTCCATTTGCAGGAGTAAATGAAAGTTGTGCTTTTTTTAGCATTTTATAATCATTTAAATCATCCCCAATAGCAGCAACTTGATTCCAAGAAAGACCCTCTTTATCAAGAATTTGTTGTAAAACTTCATCTTTATTATGAACTTTTTGATACAAATGAGTAATACTTAAATCATCAGCTCTTTTCTCAACTATTTTAGATGTTCTACCTGTAATAATTGCAGCTTTTTTCCCCATAACTTTTGTCCATGTTGCAATTGCTAAACCATCTGAAACATCAAAAGATTTAAGTTCATCTAAACTATTTGTATAAGTTATTTTTCCATCTGTTAATGTACCATCAACATCTAAAACAATAAGTTCAATCATAAAACACCTTTAGTACTTGGTATTCCTAATTTTTCATTTTTTACCATTGCTCTTCTTAGTGCAACTGCAACTGATTTAAATGCAGCTTCTAAAATATGGTGTTTATTTTTACCTCTTTCATATACAATATGACAAGTAAGTCCTGCATTCATAACAAAAGCGTTGAAAAACTCTTCTGCTAGTTCAACATCAAACTGCCCTACTTTATCTTTTATATCAATTGTATAAACTAAAAAAGGTCTATTACTCAAATCAAGTGCACATGTAACTGCAGCTTCATCCATAACAACAGTTGCATTACCATATCTTTCAACAGCTTGAATAGGGAAAATTGCCTCTTTTAAAGCTTTACCTAAAACAATTCCACAATCTTCTACACTATGGTGAAAATCAATATGTAAATCACCTTTACAAGATAACTCTATATCAATTCCACTGTGTTTTGATAATGCTTCAAGCATATGGTCAAAAAAACCAATTCCTGTATCAATTTTACTAACACCTGAACCATTTATGTCAAGTTTACATTTGATATCAGTCTCTTTTGTTTTTCTACTTAACTCAACCATTTTTTCTCCCTTTAGTGTGCAATAATCATTGCACCATTAATTCCTAATCGTTTTTTAAAGTCTGTTGCTTCTTCTTCACTTCTAAATCCACTTACCCAAACTCTATTTATAGGTTTATCTTCAAAATACCCCTCTTTGATTATAACTTGGTAATTTTTACTTATAATATTTTCAAATTTTCTTTGAGTGATTTTTGCACCTTCATATCTTCTAAATGCACCAACTTGAACATAATATTTTCCAACAGACATAACTTCTTTTTTCTCTGTTTCTGATTTTGCAATTTTACCATGAAAACCAAGAACAGTAAGTTTTACTTTTGCTGTTCCTTTTTTTACCATATCTATTGCTCTTGCTGCTTTATTTGATAAGTCAATAATTCTTCCAGTTACAAATGGTCCTCTATCATTAATTCTTACTACAACAGAACGTTGATTTTCAAGGTTATCAACTCTTACCATTGTATTCATAGGTAAAGTTTTGTGTGCTGCTGTCATTGCATACATATCATAAATTTCACCATTTGATGTTCTTCTTGCATGGAAGTTTGGCCCATACCAAGAAGCAATACCACTTTGAGTATCACTAACTTTTGCAACTGTTGGATAGTACCATTTTCCATCAATTTGATAAGGTCTCATAGTTGCTCTATGCATTGCCTTAGAGTTTTTCATTTGTTGGTGTGGTATTTTTTCATATCCAGAATAATCTTTAGATGAACTTCCACCATAATATCCGCCATTTGAATATGACGAAAAACATCCAGTAAACAAAAAAGTAGATGCAACTACTAAACTACTTTTAATTGAAAGATTGATTATACTATTTTTTGATAACAATTTTATCTCCAATATTTATAAAGTTTGATTCAAGTTTATTATCACTCATTAATTTTTTTAAATCAATTTTATATCTTCTTGCAATAGAGTATAAAGTATCTCCATTTTTCACTTTATATACTACACTTGTTTTTCTAACAATCTTTTTATTTGTCAAAACTAATCTTTGAGAAGAAGTTTTTGCTGAAGTAGTAATAGGTATAATTAATTTTTGTTTTAAAGAAAGAAGATTTGAATGAAGTTTATTAAAATCTTTTATAACTTTATATGAAACATGATATTTGTTACCAATTCTATGTAAAGAATCACCTCTTTTAACAACATACACTAAATATCTACTATCTTTAATCAAATCTTTATTTGCTTGATATCTTGCAAGTCTACTGTATGGAATATAAATATCATATTTTTTAACATATGGAGGAACAATTTGTAATTTTAAATGTCTATTTAAATTT harbors:
- a CDS encoding redoxin domain-containing protein — translated: MKSKFKKLVKEILKLSIILIITMNIISYFKSTQLNKENLAINEFKLLENSKYTIKDNKPLVIHFWATWCPICKIEAFNIQKLSKDYNVITIAAQSGTNEDIKKYMKENNVDFKVVNDKDGYYSKKFNIEVFPTTLIYNDKKVLKFSEVGYTSTLGLYLRVWYSKLF
- a CDS encoding N-acetyltransferase — protein: MEIKFFKPTVAHIKDMQALVKPEVDSGKILLRTEDEMANTIRSYIVVSVDGKMAGFTALHIHSSRLAEVRSLIISKEFRGLKLGKKLVEACIEEGKKYELAQILSLTYEQGFFESIGFRKIEKEDIPEHKIWADCIRCKLFPICEEIAMVYDL
- the yihA gene encoding ribosome biogenesis GTP-binding protein YihA/YsxC, whose amino-acid sequence is MKIVDASFLTSAQSISDSPSPDKAEVAFLGRSNVGKSSLLNTLTKRKGLAKSSSTPGKTQLINYFDIKFKTENEELPYLYARFVDLPGFGYAKVSKGLKKDWNRNLTGYLEERPCLQIFVHLIDARHPNLDIDTNVDEFLNTIKRGDQIIINAFTKTDKLKQSDLAKLKRAYPDGIFISNLKKRGMIDLQNAITEHLFGNQIF
- the lptA gene encoding lipopolysaccharide transport periplasmic protein LptA, which produces MRNLFILLFFTTSILMANSNKLIIDAKNFQGNDGKGVSIFTGDVKLRKQQDKLDSDRLEVYMSKKTANQKRVPLRYVAIGNVSFTIISQNNKQYEGKGNKVIYYPQEARYVIIGNGFIKEKVDDRKVYGDKIFINQKTGEAKVNGTENKPVRFIINLDDNKKDNGANK
- a CDS encoding KdsC family phosphatase produces the protein MIELIVLDVDGTLTDGKITYTNSLDELKSFDVSDGLAIATWTKVMGKKAAIITGRTSKIVEKRADDLSITHLYQKVHNKDEVLQQILDKEGLSWNQVAAIGDDLNDYKMLKKAQLSFTPANGTHYLKDFVDVICQKSGGNGAVREMIEYIVKEDNLEEEFLKAWL
- the hisB gene encoding imidazoleglycerol-phosphate dehydratase HisB, with amino-acid sequence MVELSRKTKETDIKCKLDINGSGVSKIDTGIGFFDHMLEALSKHSGIDIELSCKGDLHIDFHHSVEDCGIVLGKALKEAIFPIQAVERYGNATVVMDEAAVTCALDLSNRPFLVYTIDIKDKVGQFDVELAEEFFNAFVMNAGLTCHIVYERGKNKHHILEAAFKSVAVALRRAMVKNEKLGIPSTKGVL
- a CDS encoding septal ring lytic transglycosylase RlpA family protein yields the protein MKLLSKNSIINLSIKSSLVVASTFLFTGCFSSYSNGGYYGGSSSKDYSGYEKIPHQQMKNSKAMHRATMRPYQIDGKWYYPTVAKVSDTQSGIASWYGPNFHARRTSNGEIYDMYAMTAAHKTLPMNTMVRVDNLENQRSVVVRINDRGPFVTGRIIDLSNKAARAIDMVKKGTAKVKLTVLGFHGKIAKSETEKKEVMSVGKYYVQVGAFRRYEGAKITQRKFENIISKNYQVIIKEGYFEDKPINRVWVSGFRSEEEATDFKKRLGINGAMIIAH